TGAACCGTCGACCTCACCCTTACCAAGGGTGTGCTCTACCCCTGAGCTACATGAGCCAAATCACATCAAACTGGAGCGGGCGGCGGGAATCGAACCCGCACCATCAGCTTGGAAGGCTGAGGTTCTACCATTGAACTACGCCCGCCGAACTTGCCTACAGAATGACAATCCGTTGCACGAGATACAGTAGCTAAGCCCGCTTACCGGCCTTTCATTCCCAAGCAATGACCAAGTCACTGCTCAATAAAACTGGTGGAGAGGGAAGGATTCGAACCTTCGAAGCTTTCGCGGCAGATTTACAGTCTGCTCCCTTTGGCCACTCGGGAACCTCTCCAGCTGTGGCGGCACATTATGCCAGCCTCCAAAGCGGTGTCAAGCTTACAAACTCTTTATTTATCAAAGCTTGTGTACTTGTCGACGCTTGCGCTGTGTCACTTAGCGTGACTTACGCCTTGGAACGCGCTGCATTCTGTCAAAGCAGCATTGAGAATGCAAGACCTGCGCGAATTTTTTCTAACGAAACAGGCTCAGGCACTCCAGGTGCGCCTGACATTTTTCCAGCACGCTCGGCAAAGGTTAGCGGAAAACTGGCCTCCAACCCTCCGTATACCATGTCCGGCCATACCGCATGTGGAACTTGAACGCCGCGCGAAATCACCCTGGCATCGCCACCGGTCAACAACACCGGCAACGCGATCCCCTGCTGATCGCATACTTCGCTGTAGATTCGGTTAATCGCACTCACCGCCGCCATATAGATACCGTGATTGACCGCATCTACCGTTCGCCGCCCCGGCTCCAATAAAGCATCAGCTTCACTCTCTGGATCAATCGCTACGTTTCGGGTGCCTAATTTAAGACTCTCTTTCATTAATCGTAACCCTGGTACGATAAATCCTCCGAGATGAACACCTCCAGGCAATACAAAATCAATGGTAATCGCACTACCGCAATCGACCGCGCAGCAGCCGCCTGCCAACTGATAGCCTGCCAGCGCACCCATCCAGCGGTCTACGCCCAATCGCCCAGGCTCTTCATAACCATTAACGACACCTAACGCTTCGACCGTAGAACGCGCCACATAAACATGACGTACTTGGCGGCGCAGTAAGGCAACGGTCTCCTCCAGCACGGCAGCCCTAGCGACACTGGAAATGCGCACCGCCTCTACCACGTCAAGATTCGGAATATCTGCCCCTGGCCGCCACTCCTCCCGTGTCCACACAGCACCTCGTGAACGTATTTCACTACTGTCGGCATCTTTTAACCGCCATTTCGATAGCGTATTGCCGATATCCAAATCCAAAATCATAGGCGCCTGCGTACACTGATCTCACCGCCCGACAGGCGTCGCGAGTGATCATTTTCGGTAACCCAAAGATTACCACTCTCATCTACCTCTCCAGCCACCGCATCACTTGAGCGCTCACCCTGAATAATACGGATCGGCAGCCCGGCGTAGGCATGGCGGTTGTTCCACTCGTCTCGCCAGGGGGTAAACCCCTCGCTTTCGAAGCCCGCCAGCATATCCAGCAAACCAGATACCATATCCGCGGCTAGCTGATTGCGCGAGATACCCGCTTTAGCATCAAACAGCGCTGCCACAGGCTGATCAATAGTGGCACGCAGACTATCGGGTAGCGACAGGTTCATACCAATTCCGACCACCACCTCACAAGGGCCTGCAGCATCCCCAGTGACTTCAATCAGAATACCAGCCAACTTACCAAGCTCACTGCCTTTCTCGGCCAGCAAAATATCGTTCGGCCATTTTAATTTTGGTGAAACCCCATACTGCTCCAGCACTTGAGCCACTACCACGCCTACTGCAAGACTCAGTCCTTCAAGGGCGTTTACACCAGACTCAAAACGCCAGCCAAGCGAAAGCATCAAGCTTTGCCCCCACGGCGTAGACCATACGCGCCCGCGACGGCCACGACCTGCGGTTTGTAGCTCGGCAAAACATACCTCACCGTGCCCTGCCCCTTGAACAAAGCGCTCGCGCACATACTCATTGCTAGAAGGCAACTGGTCTTCGATGAACAGCCTGGTTAAGAGATGGCGAGCACTTGCTGGCAAACACTCAACAATTTTTGCCCCATCAAGAGGCTCTAGCGGATAGGCAAGTCGATAACCTCGACCTTTCACAGCCACCAGTTCAACGCCCAGTGCGTCTAATTTTTTTAGCTGTTTCCATA
This genomic window from Halomonas sp. TD01 contains:
- a CDS encoding type III pantothenate kinase, encoding MILDLDIGNTLSKWRLKDADSSEIRSRGAVWTREEWRPGADIPNLDVVEAVRISSVARAAVLEETVALLRRQVRHVYVARSTVEALGVVNGYEEPGRLGVDRWMGALAGYQLAGGCCAVDCGSAITIDFVLPGGVHLGGFIVPGLRLMKESLKLGTRNVAIDPESEADALLEPGRRTVDAVNHGIYMAAVSAINRIYSEVCDQQGIALPVLLTGGDARVISRGVQVPHAVWPDMVYGGLEASFPLTFAERAGKMSGAPGVPEPVSLEKIRAGLAFSMLL
- a CDS encoding biotin--[acetyl-CoA-carboxylase] ligase; translation: MTIGNLMRLLSDGEVHSGEQLGEALGVSRAAVWKQLKKLDALGVELVAVKGRGYRLAYPLEPLDGAKIVECLPASARHLLTRLFIEDQLPSSNEYVRERFVQGAGHGEVCFAELQTAGRGRRGRVWSTPWGQSLMLSLGWRFESGVNALEGLSLAVGVVVAQVLEQYGVSPKLKWPNDILLAEKGSELGKLAGILIEVTGDAAGPCEVVVGIGMNLSLPDSLRATIDQPVAALFDAKAGISRNQLAADMVSGLLDMLAGFESEGFTPWRDEWNNRHAYAGLPIRIIQGERSSDAVAGEVDESGNLWVTENDHSRRLSGGEISVRRRL